A portion of the Lolium rigidum isolate FL_2022 chromosome 1, APGP_CSIRO_Lrig_0.1, whole genome shotgun sequence genome contains these proteins:
- the LOC124677673 gene encoding probable lipoxygenase 8, chloroplastic: MSSLPLLKPTYSLHQSHHHNCASRRRILPSSISSSTFSSSLPSSSLPAGRTRRQTVRCASSPTTSPVGPSQPVPSSSSGGSAMAGKGGASVRVKVVARVKVTVGGFLDGLRPSRTLDDIKDLIGRSLELQLVSAELDAKTGKEKQTVKSYAHKVADDEIDIVTYEAEFSVPAGYGAIGAVLVGNEHGTEMLLEDLKVVTAGDSAAPLVIRSDSWLPPKSGDAKRVFFANKPYLPSQTPPGLQTYRKTDLVKKRGDGTGKRQASDRIYDFDVYNDLGNPDAGADSARPVLGGNKQFPYPRRNRTGRPPSAKDPESEARAGDVYVPRDEAFSEEKNTQFALKTLQSVLHAAVPAVQSTLIDSNQGFPSFFVIDKLFEDGVQLPRAEELGFLRSAVPRLLELLRDGPGDQILLFDTPANVQKDKFAWLRDEEFAREALAGINPYAIELVTEFPLKSKLDPAVYGPAESAITAELLEAQMGHVMTVAEAVKSKRLFMLDFHDLFIPYVHKIRALEHTTMYGSRTLFFLCDDGTLRLLAIELTRPASPSLPQWRQVFTPSTDTIKSWLWRMAKAHVRAHDAGHHELVTHWLRTHCAVEPYIIAANRQLSEMHPIYRLLHPHFRYTMRINALARSALINGGGIIELTFSPQKYAMEISSVAYDKLWRFDMEALPADLVRRGMAEEDPTAEHGLKLTIKDYPFANDGLLIWDAIKAWVQAYVSRYYPDAATVAGDAELQAFWNEVRTVGHGDKKDAAWWPEMDTPESLAQTLTTIIWVAAAHHAAVNFGQYDFGGYFPNRPSIARTNMPVEEPVDAVAFEKFLDNPDQALRECFPSQVQATLVMAVLDVLSSHSPDEEYLGGMETAPWGNDAAVQAAYQKFNEQLKEVEGIIDGRNKNRKLKNRCGAGILPYQLMKPFSQPGVTGMGIPNSTSI, from the exons ATGTCGTCGCTTCCTCTACTCAAACCAACCTACAGCCTCCACCAGAGCCACCACCATAACTGCGCGAGCCGTCGCCGCATCCTcccttcctccatctcctcctccaccttcagCAGCAGCCTCCCGTCGTCGTCCCTCCCCGCCGGCAGAACGCGGAGGCAGACCGTGCGCTGTGCATCGTCGCCGACGACCTCCCCTGTCGGACCGTCCCAGCCGGTGccaagcagcagcagcggcggttcTGCCATGGCCGGAAAGGGCGGCGCTTCCGTGCGCGTGAAGGTGGTGGCCAGGGTCAAGGTCACCGTCGGCGGGTTCCTCGATGGTCTGAGGCCGTCCAGGACGCTCGATGACATCAAGGACCTCATCGGCAGGTCGCTCGAGCTCCAGCTCGTCAGCGCCGAGCTTGATGCCA AGACGGGAAAGGAGAAACAGACGGTGAAGAGCTACGCCCATAAGGTGGCCGACGACGAGATCGACATCGTCACCTACGAGGCCGAGTTCAGCGTGCCGGCCGGCTACGGCGCCATCGGCGCCGTGCTGGTCGGCAACGAGCACGGCACGGAGATGTTGCTCGAGGACCTGAAGGTTGTCACGGCCGGAGACTCGGCGGCGCCGCTCGTCATCCGGTCCGACTCCTGGCTGCCGCCCAAGTCCGGCGACGCCAAGCGCGTCTTCTTCGCCAACAAG CCGTACCTGCCAAGCCAGACTCCTCCGGGGCTCCAGACCTACCGGAAGACCGACCTGGTGAAGAAGCGCGGCGACGGCACCGGCAAGAGGCAGGCCAGCGACCGGATCTACGACTTCGACGTGTACAACGACCTCGGCAACCCCGACGCCGGCGCCGACAGCGCCCGGCCCGTCCTCGGCGGCAACAAGCAGTTCCCTTACCCGCGCCGCAACCGCACCGGCCGTCCCCCGTCCGCCAAGGACCCGGAGTCGGAGGCGAGGGCCGGCGACGTGTACGTGCCGAGGGACGAGGCGTTCTCCGAGGAGAAGAACACGCAGTTCGCGCTCAAGACGCTGCAGTCGGTGCTCCACGCCGCCGTGCCGGCCGTGCAGTCCACGCTCATCGACAGCAACCAGGGCTTCCCCTCCTTCTTCGTCATCGACAAGCTCTTCGAGGACGGCGTCCAGCTGCCGCGCGCCGAAGAGCTCGGATTCCTCCGCAGCGCCGTCCCCCggttgctcgagctcctccgcgaCGGCCCCGGCGACCAGATCCTCCTCTTCGACACCCCCGCCAATGTCCAAA AGGACAAGTTTGCGTGGTTACGGGACGAGGAGTTCGCGAGGGAGGCGCTCGCCGGCATCAACCCGTACGCCATCGAGCTCGTCACGGAGTTTCCTCTGAAGAGCAAGCTGGACCCGGCGGTGTACGGGCCGGCGGAGTCGGCGATCACCGCCGAGCTGCTGGAGGCGCAGATGGGCCACGTGATGACGGTGGCGGAGGCGGTCAAGAGCAAGaggctcttcatgctagacttccacGACCTGTTCATCCCATACGTGCACAAGATCCGTGCCCTCGAGCACACCACCATGTACGGCTCCCGCACGCTCTTCTTCCTCTGCGACGACGGCACGCTCCGCCTGCTCGCCATCGAGCTTACCCGCCCGGCGTCCCCGTCGCTGCCGCAGTGGAGGCAGGTGTTCACCCCGTCCACGGACACCATCAAGTCCTGGCTCTGGCGGATGGCCAAGGCCCACGTCCGCGCGCACGACGCCGGCCACCACGAGCTCGTCACTCACTGGCTGCGCACGCACTGCGCCGTCGAGCCCTACATCATCGCAGCCAACCGGCAGCTCAGCGAGATGCACCCCATCTACCGGCTGCTGCACCCGCACTTCCGCTACACCATGCGGATCAACGCGCTGGCGCGGTCGGCGCTCATCAACGGCGGCGGCATCATCGAGCTCACCTTCTCGCCGCAGAAGTACGCCATGGAGATCAGCTCCGTCGCATACGACAAGCTCTGGCGGTTCGACATGGAGGCCCTTCCTGCCGACCTCGTCCGCAGGGGGATGGCGGAGGAGGACCCCACGGCGGAGCACGGCCTCAAGCTCACCATCAAGGACTACCCGTTCGCCAACGACGGGCTGCtcatctgggacgccatcaaggcgtgGGTGCAGGCGTACGTGTCACGGTACTACCCTGACGCAGCCACCGTCGCCGGCGACGCGGAGCTGCAGGCGTTCTGGAACGAGGTGCGCACCGTCGGCCACGGCGACAAGAAGGACGCGGCCTGGTGGCCGGAGATGGACACGCCGGAGAGCCTCGCGCAGACGCTCACCACCATCATCTGGGTCGCGGCGGCGCACCACGCGGCCGTCAACTTCGGTCAGTACGACTTCGGAGGGTACTTCCCGAACCGCCCTTCCATCGCGCGCACCAACATGCCGGTGGAGGAGCCCGTGGATGCCGTGGCGTTCGAGAAGTTCCTTGACAACCCGGACCAGGCGCTCCGGGAGTGCTTCCCGTCGCAGGTGCAGGCGACGCTGGTGATGGCCGTGCTGGACGTGCTGTCCAGCCACTCCCCCGACGAGGAGTACCTGGGAGGGATGGAGACCGCGCCATGGGGAAACGACGCCGCTGTGCAGGCAGCGTATCAGAAGTTCAACGAGCAGCTCAAGGAGGTGGAGGGGATCATCGACGGCCGGAACAAGAACAGGAAGCTCAAGAATCGATGCGGCGCTGGCATCTTGCCGTACCAGCTCATGAAGCCATTCTCGCAGCCCGGTGTCACCGGCATGGGCATCCCCAACAGCACCTCCATATGA